From the Longimicrobium sp. genome, one window contains:
- a CDS encoding DinB family protein — protein sequence MPIAQALLPEFDQEMAITRTLLERVPADRADWKPHPKSTALGALAQHLATIPSLGLRAITLTEVDMNPPGSPPRTPPQFESAEALLATFDANVTATRAAIAAATDEELGVTWTLKNAGRTIFAMPRAAVLRTMLMSHIIHHRGQLSVYLRLNDVPLPSIYGPSADTPM from the coding sequence ATGCCGATCGCCCAAGCACTGCTCCCCGAATTCGACCAGGAGATGGCCATCACGCGCACCCTCCTGGAGCGCGTCCCCGCCGACCGCGCGGACTGGAAGCCGCACCCGAAATCCACCGCGCTCGGCGCCCTCGCCCAGCACCTGGCGACGATCCCGTCGCTCGGCCTGCGCGCCATCACGCTGACCGAGGTCGACATGAACCCGCCGGGGAGCCCGCCCCGCACCCCGCCGCAGTTCGAATCGGCGGAAGCGCTCCTCGCCACCTTCGACGCGAACGTCACGGCGACCCGCGCCGCCATCGCCGCCGCGACCGACGAGGAGCTGGGCGTCACCTGGACGCTCAAGAACGCGGGGCGCACCATCTTCGCCATGCCGCGCGCGGCGGTGCTGCGGACGATGCTGATGAGCCACATCATCCACCACCGCGGCCAGCTCAGCGTCTACCTGCGCCTCAACGACGTGCCGCTCCCCTCCATCTACGGCCCGTCCGCGGACACGCCGATGTGA